One genomic segment of Amycolatopsis sp. WQ 127309 includes these proteins:
- a CDS encoding diacylglycerol kinase family protein, producing the protein MGIHAALAVHPASGHGAAARIADTVAARLRTAVDRLDVLVANSVEESRELMRTSHDEGLDVLIVLGGDGAAHQGVQFCANHDVALGLVPAGTGNDFARALGVPGEAMAAVDALVAALKSGARRRMDLGRAGDTWFATVLCAGFDASVNERANRMRWPSGPRRYDLAILAELAAFRSRPVVVDTGTERLELDATLVAIGNTRFYGGGVPICPTADPEDGVFDVTVIGHATRRGLIRMLPGLRTGNHVTHPAVRTLRARSVTLTGNTWPAYADGEPQGTVPVTVTCVPGALTVLA; encoded by the coding sequence GTGGGGATCCACGCCGCGCTCGCCGTGCACCCGGCCTCGGGGCACGGCGCCGCCGCCCGGATCGCGGACACGGTCGCCGCACGGCTCCGCACCGCCGTCGACCGCCTCGACGTCCTCGTGGCCAACTCGGTCGAGGAGTCTCGTGAGCTGATGCGGACGTCGCACGACGAGGGTCTCGACGTCCTGATCGTCCTCGGCGGCGACGGCGCGGCCCACCAGGGCGTCCAGTTCTGCGCGAACCACGACGTCGCGCTGGGCCTCGTCCCGGCGGGCACCGGCAACGACTTCGCCCGCGCCCTCGGTGTCCCCGGTGAGGCCATGGCCGCGGTCGACGCCCTGGTGGCGGCCCTGAAGTCCGGCGCGCGCCGGCGGATGGACCTGGGCCGCGCCGGCGACACCTGGTTCGCGACGGTGCTCTGCGCGGGGTTCGACGCGAGCGTCAACGAACGCGCCAACCGGATGCGCTGGCCGTCCGGCCCGCGCCGCTACGACCTGGCGATCCTCGCCGAGCTGGCCGCGTTCCGGTCCCGCCCGGTCGTCGTCGACACCGGCACCGAACGCCTGGAGCTCGACGCGACCCTGGTGGCCATCGGCAACACCCGCTTCTACGGCGGCGGCGTCCCGATCTGCCCGACGGCCGACCCCGAGGACGGCGTCTTCGACGTCACGGTCATCGGGCACGCGACCCGCCGCGGCCTCATTCGGATGCTCCCGGGCCTGCGCACGGGCAACCACGTCACCCACCCGGCGGTCCGCACGCTCCGGGCCCGCTCGGTGACCCTGACGGGCAACACCTGGCCCGCCTACGCCGACGGCGAGCCCCAGGGCACGGTCCCGGTGACGGTCACCTGCGTCCCCGGCGCGCTGACGGTCCTGGCTTAG
- the tatC gene encoding twin-arginine translocase subunit TatC has translation MAEPASGNGENRGTKRRKRSRRANPDGTMTLIEHIYEFRRRLGFALLAVVIGGIFGFIWFSTKLGPVPSLGEIMKAPYCAIPADRRLNGAQGCQLLQTVPFEAFMIQIKVGVAAGAVLLAPAWLYQIWAFIAPGLYSKERKYALTFVSFASVLFASGAVLAYILFPHALQLLMGFGQGEFITALTADKYISFMLSLLVIFGISFELPLLVVMLNRVGVVKYVQLKKWRRGIVFALFVFAAFATPGSDPFSMLGLAAALTVLFEISIQMSRFHDRKKDQLRSEEGWDKLADDEAAPFDYTPSKVDDEPSTPTASGGRSSGTDDIT, from the coding sequence GTGGCGGAACCCGCCTCCGGGAACGGGGAGAACCGCGGCACGAAGCGGCGCAAGCGCAGCCGCCGCGCCAACCCCGACGGCACGATGACGCTCATCGAGCACATCTACGAGTTCCGCCGTCGGCTCGGCTTCGCCCTGCTCGCCGTCGTCATCGGCGGCATCTTCGGGTTCATCTGGTTCAGCACCAAGCTGGGGCCGGTCCCGTCGCTCGGCGAGATCATGAAGGCGCCGTACTGCGCGATCCCGGCGGACCGGCGGCTCAACGGCGCCCAGGGCTGCCAGCTGCTGCAGACGGTGCCGTTCGAAGCGTTCATGATCCAGATCAAGGTCGGCGTCGCCGCCGGTGCGGTCCTGCTGGCCCCGGCCTGGCTCTACCAGATCTGGGCGTTCATCGCGCCGGGCCTGTACTCCAAGGAACGCAAGTACGCGCTGACGTTCGTGTCGTTCGCCTCGGTGCTGTTCGCCTCCGGCGCGGTGCTCGCCTACATCCTGTTCCCGCACGCGCTGCAGCTGCTGATGGGCTTCGGCCAGGGCGAGTTCATCACGGCGCTGACCGCGGACAAGTACATCTCGTTCATGCTGTCGCTGCTGGTCATCTTCGGCATCAGCTTCGAGCTGCCGCTGCTGGTGGTCATGCTCAACCGCGTCGGCGTGGTCAAGTACGTCCAGCTCAAGAAGTGGCGCCGCGGCATCGTGTTCGCGCTGTTCGTCTTCGCCGCTTTCGCCACTCCCGGCTCGGACCCGTTCTCGATGCTCGGGCTGGCCGCCGCGCTGACCGTGCTGTTCGAGATCTCGATCCAGATGTCGCGCTTCCACGACCGCAAGAAGGATCAGCTCCGGTCCGAAGAGGGCTGGGACAAGCTGGCCGACGACGAAGCCGCGCCGTTCGACTACACGCCGAGCAAGGTCGACGACGAGCCCTCCACGCCGACCGCCTCCGGTGGCCGGTCCTCCGGCACCGACGACATCACGTAG
- the tatA gene encoding Sec-independent protein translocase subunit TatA has translation MLNGLQPWHLIILVLVVVLLFGAKRLPDAARSIGKSMKIFKAETKDLTGEHKAAAHEDAEPVETRQIPVTPVTPVVPAAPSATDQQVADLQRQLDELKKQQQAPAAEQKNAS, from the coding sequence ATGCTGAACGGATTGCAGCCGTGGCATTTGATCATCCTGGTGCTCGTCGTCGTGCTGTTGTTCGGGGCCAAGAGGCTTCCCGACGCGGCCCGGTCCATCGGCAAGTCCATGAAGATCTTCAAGGCCGAGACCAAGGACCTCACCGGCGAGCACAAGGCGGCGGCGCACGAAGACGCCGAGCCGGTCGAGACCCGGCAGATCCCGGTCACGCCGGTCACGCCCGTCGTGCCCGCCGCCCCGTCGGCCACCGACCAGCAGGTCGCCGACCTGCAGCGGCAGCTCGACGAGCTGAAGAAGCAGCAGCAGGCGCCCGCCGCCGAGCAGAAGAACGCCAGCTGA
- a CDS encoding bacteriophage holin, which translates to MPYLPTIVLAAVGLLLLVLLLVRTARVLRGFKQTASMVATNTQDRAGLVRARSAALRVAFAQRRRKPENQ; encoded by the coding sequence GTGCCGTACCTGCCCACCATCGTGCTCGCCGCCGTCGGCCTCCTGCTGCTCGTGCTCCTGCTGGTGCGCACCGCGCGGGTCTTGCGTGGGTTCAAGCAGACCGCGAGCATGGTGGCTACGAACACCCAGGACCGGGCCGGACTCGTCCGCGCTCGGTCGGCAGCGCTGCGCGTCGCTTTCGCGCAACGCCGCCGCAAGCCGGAAAACCAGTAA
- a CDS encoding YafY family protein has product MSGSGDRMPRLLALVPYLLARPGIRVDEAAQDFDVTPKQLRKDLELLWMCGLPGYGPGDLIDLSFEGDTIVVTHDAGMNRPLRLTGGEATALLVALRALGETPGVVDGDAVRRAIAKIESAAGQAQPAGVVVGGGVREGKKTARTREEVARALQAGKAMRIRYYTASKDQVTERTVDPMRVLIVQAVGYLEAWCRRAEGVRLFRLDRIDELTVLDEPSRPPAHAHPTDISDGVFRERPDQREAVLVLDPDARWVAEYYPCEELDELDGGRLRIRMRYADQSWMVRLVLGLSGEALVESPADLASDVGRRAADAVARARHLPSTCDH; this is encoded by the coding sequence ATGAGCGGCTCCGGCGACCGGATGCCCCGGCTCCTGGCGCTCGTGCCCTACCTGCTGGCCCGGCCCGGCATCCGCGTGGACGAAGCGGCGCAGGACTTCGACGTCACGCCGAAGCAGCTGCGCAAGGACCTCGAGCTGCTCTGGATGTGCGGGCTGCCCGGCTACGGCCCCGGCGACCTGATCGACCTGTCCTTCGAGGGTGACACGATCGTCGTCACCCACGACGCCGGGATGAACCGCCCGCTGCGGCTCACCGGCGGCGAGGCGACCGCCCTGCTGGTCGCGCTGCGGGCGCTGGGGGAGACCCCGGGCGTGGTCGACGGCGACGCCGTCCGCCGCGCCATCGCCAAGATCGAGTCCGCCGCCGGGCAGGCCCAGCCGGCCGGGGTGGTCGTCGGCGGCGGCGTGCGCGAGGGCAAGAAGACCGCGCGGACCCGCGAGGAGGTCGCCCGGGCGCTACAGGCAGGCAAGGCGATGCGGATCCGCTACTACACCGCGTCGAAGGACCAGGTCACCGAGCGCACGGTCGACCCGATGCGGGTGCTCATCGTGCAGGCCGTCGGGTACCTGGAGGCCTGGTGCCGCCGCGCCGAGGGCGTCCGGCTGTTCCGGCTGGACCGGATCGACGAGCTGACCGTGCTCGACGAGCCGTCCCGGCCGCCGGCGCACGCCCACCCGACCGACATCTCCGACGGTGTCTTCCGCGAGCGTCCCGATCAGCGGGAGGCCGTCCTGGTCCTCGACCCGGACGCACGCTGGGTAGCCGAGTACTACCCCTGCGAAGAGCTCGACGAGCTCGACGGCGGCCGCCTGCGGATCCGGATGCGCTACGCCGACCAGTCCTGGATGGTGCGCCTCGTGCTGGGCCTGAGCGGGGAAGCGCTGGTCGAGAGCCCGGCCGACCTGGCCTCCGACGTCGGCCGCCGCGCCGCCGACGCGGTGGCCCGAGCCCGTCACCTTCCGTCAACCTGCGACCACTAG
- a CDS encoding YafY family protein: protein MSTARAERLVNLVLALLSTRQFLTAERIRGIVPGYGDAASDDAYFRMFERDKTELRELGIPLETGRNSAFDAIEGYRIARRDYELGEIDLAPDEAAAVALASRLWDSPELTGQAQGALVKLRAAGLEVDDQAPTVVEPRVRAEPAFGPLLAAVQNGQAVRFEYRRSGSPERIMRTLEPWGVVSWKARWYVVGHDRDRGATRCFRLSRVTGQVRPVGKPGAVQRPEGVNLLQLVSATSGASEPAPVTTARLWVADGRAAGVRRRGTVIGRSSVDGQEGDLVEIGLYFPESAADWITAQGPDVVVLEPDVLAKTVQDRLEAVVARQQQGSVR from the coding sequence GTGTCCACCGCACGCGCCGAACGGCTGGTCAATCTGGTGCTGGCCCTCCTGTCCACCCGGCAGTTCCTCACCGCCGAGCGGATTCGCGGCATCGTGCCCGGATACGGCGACGCGGCCAGCGACGACGCCTACTTCCGGATGTTCGAGCGGGACAAGACCGAGCTGCGCGAGCTCGGCATCCCCCTGGAGACCGGCCGCAACTCCGCCTTCGACGCCATCGAGGGCTACCGCATCGCCCGCCGCGACTACGAGCTCGGCGAGATCGACCTCGCCCCCGACGAAGCCGCCGCGGTCGCGCTGGCGTCCCGGCTGTGGGACTCGCCGGAGCTCACCGGGCAGGCCCAAGGCGCACTGGTGAAGCTGCGCGCCGCCGGCCTGGAGGTCGACGACCAGGCCCCGACCGTCGTCGAGCCCCGCGTGCGCGCCGAACCGGCGTTCGGGCCGCTGCTCGCGGCGGTCCAGAACGGCCAGGCCGTGCGCTTCGAATACCGGCGCAGCGGCTCGCCCGAACGCATCATGCGCACCCTCGAACCGTGGGGCGTGGTGTCGTGGAAGGCCCGCTGGTACGTCGTCGGGCACGACCGCGACCGCGGCGCCACCCGCTGCTTCCGGCTCTCCCGCGTCACCGGCCAGGTCCGGCCGGTCGGCAAGCCCGGCGCCGTGCAGCGGCCCGAAGGCGTCAACCTGCTGCAATTGGTGTCGGCCACCAGCGGCGCGTCCGAGCCCGCCCCGGTCACCACCGCGCGCCTGTGGGTCGCCGACGGCCGCGCCGCCGGGGTCCGCCGCCGCGGCACCGTCATCGGGCGCTCCAGCGTCGACGGCCAGGAGGGCGACCTCGTCGAGATCGGCCTCTACTTCCCGGAGTCGGCCGCCGACTGGATCACCGCGCAGGGCCCGGACGTCGTCGTGCTGGAGCCCGACGTCCTCGCCAAGACCGTCCAGGACCGGCTGGAAGCCGTCGTCGCCCGGCAGCAGCAGGGGAGTGTCCGATGA
- a CDS encoding helix-turn-helix domain-containing protein: protein MATRTAEQLRQAEKAAYDAYLAACPTRKLLDEIAGKWVSLVLVALGDGPMRYSDLSRRIAGVSQKMLTQTLRVLERDGLLHREVTPSVPVRVDYSLTPLGESLRALMSAFKDWAEANFDEVSTARAGYDARTPDLTIGPGGAG, encoded by the coding sequence GTGGCCACGCGCACGGCCGAACAGCTGCGGCAGGCCGAAAAGGCCGCCTACGACGCCTACCTCGCCGCCTGCCCGACCCGGAAGCTGCTCGACGAGATCGCCGGCAAGTGGGTCAGCCTCGTCCTGGTGGCGCTCGGTGACGGCCCGATGCGCTACAGCGACCTTTCGCGGCGCATCGCCGGGGTGAGCCAGAAGATGCTCACCCAGACCCTGCGGGTGCTCGAACGCGACGGCCTGCTGCACCGCGAGGTGACCCCGTCGGTGCCCGTCCGCGTCGACTATTCCCTTACGCCGCTTGGCGAAAGCCTCCGCGCGCTGATGTCGGCGTTCAAGGACTGGGCCGAGGCCAACTTCGACGAGGTCAGCACCGCCCGCGCCGGTTACGACGCGCGTACACCGGACCTCACGATCGGGCCGGGCGGCGCGGGCTAG
- a CDS encoding NADP-dependent oxidoreductase, whose amino-acid sequence MRAMVVRRFGGPEVLEPARVPAPVPGPGQVRIRVAAAAVNPVDAATRSGLLTEAGIIPPRDVLGLGWDVAGEVDVVGAGAGFRVGDAVIGLRDRLATPLGAYAEQIVLDAAAVAPAPAGVSPAEAATLPLNALTAAQALDLAGTTGTLLVTGAAGAVGGYAVALAHARKLRVVAVAGTADEAQVRAFGADEFVPRGPALGDRVRALVPGGVDAVLDTALLGLDALDAVRGGGEFVAFAAGAAPIPLRGVRVRGVWIRADGPRLAELARLAAEGVLPLRVADVLPLADARSAHERLAAGGLRGRLVLTP is encoded by the coding sequence ATGCGTGCGATGGTGGTCCGCCGGTTCGGCGGTCCCGAAGTGCTGGAGCCCGCCCGAGTCCCGGCGCCGGTGCCGGGCCCCGGCCAGGTGCGGATCCGGGTGGCGGCGGCCGCGGTCAACCCGGTCGACGCCGCGACCCGGTCCGGGCTGCTCACCGAGGCCGGGATCATCCCGCCGCGGGACGTGCTCGGCCTGGGCTGGGACGTCGCCGGCGAGGTCGATGTCGTCGGCGCGGGCGCCGGTTTCCGGGTGGGCGACGCGGTGATCGGGCTGCGCGACCGGCTCGCGACGCCGCTCGGCGCCTACGCGGAGCAGATCGTGCTCGACGCGGCCGCCGTCGCCCCCGCGCCGGCCGGCGTCTCCCCCGCCGAGGCGGCGACGCTGCCGCTCAACGCGCTGACCGCGGCGCAGGCGCTGGACCTCGCCGGCACCACCGGGACGCTTCTGGTCACCGGCGCGGCGGGCGCGGTCGGCGGCTACGCCGTCGCCCTCGCGCACGCGCGGAAGCTGCGGGTGGTCGCGGTGGCCGGAACCGCCGACGAAGCACAGGTGAGGGCGTTCGGCGCGGACGAGTTCGTGCCGCGCGGGCCGGCGCTGGGCGACCGCGTGCGCGCACTGGTGCCCGGCGGGGTGGACGCCGTCCTCGACACCGCGCTGCTCGGCCTGGACGCGCTGGACGCGGTCCGCGGCGGCGGGGAGTTCGTCGCCTTCGCCGCGGGCGCCGCGCCGATCCCGCTGCGCGGCGTCCGGGTCCGCGGTGTCTGGATCCGCGCCGACGGCCCTCGCCTGGCCGAACTGGCCCGGCTGGCGGCCGAGGGTGTCCTCCCCCTGCGCGTCGCGGACGTCCTGCCGCTGGCGGACGCGCGATCCGCCCACGAACGGCTGGCCGCGGGCGGGCTGCGCGGCCGTCTCGTGCTGACGCCGTGA
- a CDS encoding SDR family oxidoreductase codes for MDDRVLLVTGASRGLGAATARLAAAAGFKVALVARKAESVAALAAELGEDRALALGADVADWPAISGAVAETVRRFGRLDAAFANAGIGVGTSFFGTGDPDPTAWEEMVRVNVLGAAYTARAALPALAESTGHLLITGSVAGRYIRNASLYSVTKWAVTGMAGAIREEAVGTGVRVTLVQPGITDTGILSDEQRKKPKLEPADIARAVLYALQQPPHVDVNEIMVRPTGQVI; via the coding sequence ATGGATGATCGTGTTCTCCTCGTCACCGGCGCCTCCCGCGGGCTGGGTGCCGCGACCGCGCGGCTGGCCGCCGCGGCCGGCTTCAAGGTCGCGCTCGTGGCGCGCAAGGCGGAGTCCGTCGCGGCCCTCGCGGCCGAGCTGGGCGAAGACCGGGCGCTGGCGCTGGGCGCCGACGTCGCGGACTGGCCGGCCATCTCGGGAGCCGTCGCCGAGACCGTGCGGAGGTTCGGCCGGCTCGACGCGGCCTTCGCCAACGCCGGGATCGGCGTCGGGACGTCGTTCTTCGGCACCGGCGACCCCGACCCGACGGCGTGGGAGGAGATGGTCCGCGTCAACGTGCTCGGCGCGGCCTACACCGCCCGCGCGGCGCTGCCCGCCCTGGCGGAATCGACCGGGCACCTGCTGATCACCGGCTCGGTCGCGGGCCGCTACATCCGCAACGCGAGCCTGTACTCGGTGACGAAGTGGGCGGTGACGGGGATGGCCGGGGCGATCCGCGAGGAGGCCGTCGGCACCGGCGTGCGCGTCACGCTGGTCCAGCCGGGCATCACCGACACCGGCATCCTCAGCGACGAGCAGCGCAAGAAGCCGAAGCTGGAGCCGGCCGACATCGCCCGGGCGGTGCTCTACGCGCTGCAGCAGCCGCCGCACGTGGACGTCAACGAGATCATGGTCCGGCCGACCGGGCAGGTGATCTAG
- a CDS encoding oxidoreductase, translated as MRAVLLVLGLLVAPAVPASATGHLPKWELSATGVTAQFRGLSAVSARVAWVSGTQGTVLRTVDGGRSWRSVGPPGTGTLEFRDIEAFDADHAVILSIGPGTDSRVYRTDDAGAHWRQTFQNTDAAAFYDCLAFFDPWRGLAMSDPVDGKFRMQATVDGGRSWRQVPDSGFPPALPGEAGFAASGQCVTTAGPVDAWLATGGGATARVLHSGDGGRHWTASDTPLPSSPSAGVFAVAFRTPWQGVAIGGDFAAPTAPGPAVALSNDRGRTWRTPAQYPAGYRSGLAWRGGTVLAVGPGGSDLSPDGGRHWTSFDTGSFDSVDCTAFGSCWASGTQGRVARLG; from the coding sequence CTGCGTGCGGTGCTTCTCGTCCTCGGTCTCCTGGTCGCGCCGGCTGTGCCCGCGTCGGCCACCGGGCACCTGCCGAAGTGGGAGCTGAGCGCCACCGGCGTCACCGCCCAGTTCCGCGGCCTGTCCGCGGTCAGCGCCCGCGTCGCCTGGGTCAGCGGCACCCAGGGCACGGTCCTGCGCACCGTCGACGGCGGCCGGAGCTGGCGGTCCGTCGGCCCGCCCGGTACCGGCACCCTCGAGTTCCGCGACATCGAGGCCTTCGACGCCGACCACGCCGTGATCCTGTCGATCGGCCCCGGCACCGACTCCCGCGTCTACCGGACCGACGACGCCGGCGCGCACTGGCGCCAGACGTTCCAGAACACCGACGCCGCCGCGTTCTACGACTGCCTGGCCTTCTTCGACCCGTGGCGCGGGCTCGCGATGAGCGACCCGGTGGACGGCAAGTTCCGGATGCAGGCCACCGTCGACGGTGGCCGCAGCTGGCGCCAGGTCCCCGACAGCGGCTTCCCGCCCGCGCTGCCCGGTGAGGCCGGGTTCGCCGCCAGCGGCCAGTGCGTCACCACCGCGGGCCCGGTCGACGCCTGGCTGGCCACCGGCGGCGGCGCCACGGCCCGCGTCCTGCACTCCGGTGACGGCGGCCGCCACTGGACGGCGTCGGACACGCCGTTGCCGAGCAGCCCGTCGGCCGGCGTGTTCGCCGTCGCCTTCCGCACCCCGTGGCAGGGCGTCGCCATCGGCGGCGACTTCGCCGCGCCGACCGCGCCCGGCCCCGCCGTCGCGCTGTCGAACGACCGCGGCCGCACCTGGCGCACCCCGGCGCAGTACCCCGCCGGGTACCGGTCCGGGCTGGCCTGGCGCGGCGGCACGGTCCTGGCCGTCGGCCCCGGCGGCAGCGACCTCAGCCCCGACGGCGGGCGGCACTGGACGTCGTTCGACACCGGCAGCTTCGACAGCGTGGACTGCACGGCGTTCGGCAGCTGCTGGGCGTCCGGCACCCAGGGCCGCGTCGCCCGGCTCGGCTAG
- the pafA gene encoding Pup--protein ligase: MQRRIFGIETEFGVTCTFHGQRRLSPDEVARYLFRRVVSWGRSSNVFLSNGSRLYLDVGSHPEYATAECDDLVQLVTHDKAGERILEDLLVDAERRLADEGIGGDIFLFKNNTDSAGNSYGCHENYLVTRAGEFSRIADVLLPFLVTRQLICGAGKVLQTPRGAVYCLSQRAEHIWEGVSSATTRSRPIINTRDEPHADAERYRRLHVIVGDSNMAEPTTMLKVGSANLVLEMIEAGVQFRDFTLDNPIRAIREISHDLTGRRQVRLAGGREASALDIQREYYARAVQHLQDNGSSPANDRVIELWGRALDAVEQQDFGKIDTEIDWAIKHRLVERYRHKHDMDLSSPRIAQLDLAYHDIRRGRGIFDLLQRKGLVRRVTDDGEIEAAKDTPPQTTRAKLRGDFIAAAQAAGRDFTVDWVHLKLNDQAQRTVLCKDPFRSVDERVERLISSL, encoded by the coding sequence ATGCAGCGGCGGATCTTTGGCATCGAGACCGAGTTCGGGGTCACGTGCACATTCCACGGCCAGCGCAGGCTCTCGCCCGACGAGGTGGCACGCTACCTCTTCCGGCGGGTCGTCTCGTGGGGCCGTTCTTCGAACGTTTTCCTGTCGAACGGCTCCCGGCTCTACCTCGACGTCGGCTCGCACCCCGAGTACGCGACGGCGGAGTGCGACGACCTGGTCCAGCTCGTCACGCACGACAAAGCCGGCGAGCGGATCCTCGAGGACCTGCTGGTCGACGCCGAGCGGCGGCTGGCGGACGAGGGCATCGGCGGCGACATCTTCCTGTTCAAGAACAACACCGACTCGGCGGGCAACTCGTACGGCTGTCACGAGAACTACCTGGTGACCCGCGCGGGTGAGTTCTCCCGGATCGCGGACGTCCTGCTCCCGTTCCTGGTCACCCGGCAGCTCATCTGCGGCGCCGGCAAGGTGCTGCAGACCCCGCGCGGCGCGGTCTACTGCCTCTCCCAGCGTGCGGAGCACATCTGGGAAGGCGTCTCGAGCGCGACGACCCGGTCGCGCCCGATCATCAACACCCGCGACGAGCCGCACGCCGACGCCGAGCGCTACCGGCGCCTGCACGTCATCGTGGGCGACTCGAACATGGCCGAGCCGACGACGATGCTCAAGGTCGGATCGGCGAACCTGGTGCTCGAGATGATCGAGGCCGGCGTCCAGTTCCGCGACTTCACGCTGGACAACCCGATCCGGGCGATCCGCGAGATCAGCCACGACCTCACCGGCCGCCGCCAGGTGCGCCTCGCCGGCGGCCGCGAGGCCTCGGCGCTGGACATCCAGCGCGAGTACTACGCCCGCGCCGTGCAGCACCTCCAGGACAACGGCTCCAGCCCGGCGAACGACCGGGTCATCGAGCTGTGGGGCCGGGCGCTGGACGCGGTCGAGCAGCAGGACTTCGGCAAGATCGACACCGAGATCGACTGGGCGATCAAGCACCGGCTGGTCGAGCGCTACCGGCACAAGCACGACATGGACCTGTCCAGCCCGCGCATCGCCCAGCTCGACCTGGCCTACCACGACATCCGCCGGGGCCGGGGCATCTTCGACCTGCTCCAGCGCAAGGGCCTGGTCCGCCGGGTCACCGACGACGGCGAGATCGAGGCCGCCAAGGACACCCCGCCGCAGACCACCCGGGCGAAGCTGCGCGGCGACTTCATCGCCGCCGCCCAGGCCGCCGGGCGCGACTTCACCGTCGACTGGGTGCACCTGAAGCTCAACGACCAGGCCCAGCGCACCGTGCTGTGCAAGGACCCGTTCCGCTCGGTCGACGAGCGCGTCGAACGCCTGATCAGCTCGCTCTAG
- a CDS encoding bifunctional phosphatase PAP2/diacylglycerol kinase family protein, whose product MSHQLIRAFRRVGRTDRALMRRSARLPATKADDALMALSRSANKSRLWWVVAGGLAVRAGSTRRGALRGVVAIAGASAAANLIGKPLFPRRRPAEEEMPMHRRLRKRPTSSSFPSGHSASAAAFATAVAMESPRAGLVVAPLALAVAYSRVHTGVHWPSDVGVGLAIGTGVGLATRHWWPLHDDIPGRSAHDAHAPEMVDGDDMLVLVNPHSGVNGQDPTADVRFAWPKAEILYPDFEQDLRGQLEAEIDARGTIRALGVAGGDGTVAAVASVAAERDLPLALIPAGTLNHFARDIGVRSMPDADAATDVGNAVGIDLGEVEVDGPDGPAHRWFVNTASLGGYPEMVRLREKLQEKHPKWPSAAIALTRTLRNAKPLTVRLNGKLTQVWLLFVGNGTYAPKGFAPSRRPALDTGLLDVRYLRADLPYSRARFLLAMVTRSLAASHVYQELDVAELDVELLDGHRRVATDGEVGPLGNRFRFKSRPSALTIYRL is encoded by the coding sequence TTGTCACACCAGCTCATCCGGGCGTTCCGGCGGGTCGGCCGGACCGACCGCGCCCTGATGCGCCGCAGCGCCCGCCTGCCGGCCACGAAGGCCGACGACGCGCTGATGGCCCTGTCCCGGTCGGCGAACAAGTCCCGCCTCTGGTGGGTGGTGGCCGGAGGGCTGGCGGTCCGCGCGGGCTCGACCCGGCGCGGCGCGCTGCGCGGCGTGGTCGCCATCGCCGGCGCGAGCGCCGCCGCGAACCTGATCGGCAAGCCGCTCTTCCCCCGCCGGCGCCCGGCCGAAGAAGAGATGCCGATGCACCGCCGCCTGCGGAAACGCCCGACGTCCTCGTCGTTCCCCTCCGGCCACTCCGCCTCCGCGGCGGCCTTCGCGACGGCGGTGGCCATGGAGTCCCCGCGCGCCGGGCTCGTCGTCGCGCCGCTCGCGCTCGCGGTCGCCTACTCGCGCGTCCACACCGGCGTGCACTGGCCCTCCGACGTCGGCGTCGGCCTCGCCATCGGCACCGGCGTGGGCCTGGCGACCCGGCACTGGTGGCCGCTGCACGACGACATCCCGGGCCGCTCCGCCCACGACGCCCACGCCCCGGAGATGGTCGACGGCGACGACATGCTCGTGCTGGTCAACCCGCATTCCGGGGTGAACGGGCAGGACCCGACCGCCGACGTCCGCTTCGCCTGGCCGAAGGCCGAGATCCTCTACCCCGACTTCGAGCAGGACCTGCGGGGCCAGCTCGAGGCCGAGATCGACGCCCGCGGCACCATCCGCGCCCTCGGCGTCGCGGGTGGTGACGGGACCGTCGCGGCGGTCGCCTCGGTCGCCGCCGAGCGGGACCTGCCGCTCGCCCTGATCCCCGCCGGCACGCTGAACCACTTCGCCCGCGACATCGGCGTCCGCTCGATGCCCGACGCCGACGCGGCCACCGACGTCGGCAACGCCGTCGGCATCGACCTCGGCGAGGTCGAGGTCGACGGGCCCGACGGCCCGGCGCACCGCTGGTTCGTCAACACCGCGAGCCTCGGCGGTTACCCGGAGATGGTCCGGCTGCGCGAGAAGCTGCAGGAAAAGCACCCGAAGTGGCCCTCGGCCGCGATCGCGCTGACCCGCACGCTGCGCAACGCCAAGCCGCTGACCGTCCGGCTCAACGGCAAGCTCACCCAGGTCTGGCTGCTGTTCGTGGGCAACGGCACGTACGCGCCGAAGGGGTTCGCCCCCAGCAGGCGGCCCGCCCTCGACACCGGCCTGCTCGACGTCCGCTACCTGCGCGCCGACCTGCCCTACTCCCGTGCCCGGTTCCTGCTGGCGATGGTCACCCGCAGCCTCGCGGCCAGCCACGTCTACCAGGAGCTCGACGTCGCCGAGCTGGACGTCGAGCTGCTCGACGGCCACCGCCGCGTCGCCACCGACGGCGAGGTCGGCCCGCTCGGCAACCGGTTCCGCTTCAAGTCCCGCCCCAGCGCGCTCACCATCTACCGTCTTTAA